A stretch of the Klebsiella huaxiensis genome encodes the following:
- a CDS encoding antirestriction protein: protein MQLKTRAVLNVEESDRLSFLPYMFGNDFMIAELQVYALAKKLMPEYEGCFWYFIRLPEGGGYMMPDCGRVHLVHTENWFDRTVSADAAGIILTSMAVNRRLAAWHDCNNPALTHLYMLRDAQLWNHITFHPECHAIYAALE from the coding sequence ATGCAGTTGAAAACGCGCGCGGTCCTGAATGTTGAAGAGTCCGATCGACTTTCCTTCCTGCCGTACATGTTCGGCAATGATTTTATGATCGCGGAGTTACAGGTGTACGCCCTGGCGAAAAAACTGATGCCGGAGTATGAAGGTTGTTTCTGGTACTTCATTCGGCTGCCGGAAGGCGGTGGCTACATGATGCCGGATTGTGGGCGAGTACATCTGGTTCACACGGAAAACTGGTTCGATCGTACCGTCAGTGCCGACGCGGCGGGCATTATCCTGACCAGCATGGCTGTTAACCGTCGTCTGGCGGCCTGGCATGATTGCAATAACCCGGCCCTGACCCACCTTTACATGCTGCGTGATGCCCAGCTCTGGAATCACATTACCTTTCACCCGGAATGCCACGCCATTTACGCCGCGCTGGAATGA
- the tap gene encoding RepA leader peptide Tap — MLRKVQYLLCALLPRNISAGSGD, encoded by the coding sequence ATGCTCAGAAAAGTTCAATACCTTCTGTGCGCGCTCCTTCCACGCAACATAAGCGCAGGAAGCGGTGACTGA
- the repA gene encoding replication regulatory protein RepA, producing MSQVVNAVTSSSKRSYRKGNPVSPKDRQKASLARRSDTHKSIHALIMIPLKEKLAQFAAEEGITQAQMIEKLIEREAIRREK from the coding sequence ATGTCACAGGTCGTAAACGCAGTTACTTCCTCATCGAAACGTTCTTACCGAAAAGGAAATCCGGTATCCCCAAAAGACCGCCAGAAGGCATCTTTGGCCAGACGTAGCGATACACATAAGTCGATACACGCATTGATCATGATTCCATTGAAAGAGAAACTCGCTCAATTCGCGGCAGAGGAAGGAATAACCCAGGCACAAATGATTGAAAAATTAATTGAACGTGAAGCCATACGCCGTGAGAAATAA
- the repA gene encoding incFII family plasmid replication initiator RepA, with protein sequence MTDQDAKDSFHYVQVKNAEPRFLAREGKKTLPFCRKLMAKAEGFTSTFDFSIHVAFARSLGMRRRMPPVLRRRAIDALLQAMCFHYDPLANRVQRSITNMAIECGLATESASANLSISRATRALRFMSELGLITYTTEYDPQIGCNIPTDMTFTPALFQALDVSDVAVVAARRSRVEWENKQRKKQSLPQLGMDELIAKSWRFVRERFRSYQAERKSHGQKRATARRDASRQRKDIETRVRQQLTREFSTGRFRGDHDALKREVERRVTERMLMSRGNNYTRLAPYPDPI encoded by the coding sequence GTGACTGACCAGGATGCCAAAGATTCATTCCATTACGTTCAGGTAAAAAATGCCGAACCGCGTTTTTTAGCGCGTGAAGGTAAAAAGACACTGCCGTTTTGTCGTAAGCTGATGGCCAAAGCCGAAGGCTTCACCTCTACTTTTGATTTTTCAATCCATGTTGCCTTTGCCCGCTCACTGGGTATGCGCCGGCGTATGCCTCCGGTTCTGCGCCGGCGTGCGATTGATGCGCTTCTCCAGGCAATGTGCTTTCATTATGATCCGCTGGCCAATCGCGTTCAGCGCTCGATTACCAATATGGCCATCGAGTGCGGACTGGCCACGGAATCCGCCAGTGCCAACCTGTCTATCTCGCGGGCGACCCGCGCGCTGCGGTTTATGTCTGAGCTGGGTTTGATCACCTATACAACGGAATATGACCCGCAGATCGGCTGCAACATCCCGACGGATATGACGTTCACGCCGGCTCTTTTCCAGGCTCTGGATGTGTCAGATGTGGCTGTCGTGGCCGCACGTCGTAGCCGCGTGGAGTGGGAAAACAAACAACGCAAGAAACAAAGCCTGCCGCAACTGGGGATGGATGAACTGATCGCCAAATCCTGGCGATTTGTACGCGAGCGTTTTCGCAGCTATCAGGCTGAGCGTAAATCTCATGGCCAGAAGCGGGCGACCGCCCGGCGGGATGCCTCGCGCCAGCGTAAGGACATCGAGACGCGTGTTCGTCAGCAATTGACCCGGGAATTTTCTACCGGCCGCTTTAGAGGCGATCATGACGCGCTGAAGCGCGAGGTTGAGCGCCGCGTGACGGAACGGATGCTGATGTCCCGGGGCAATAACTATACCCGCCTGGCGCCGTACCCCGACCCCATATAA
- a CDS encoding IS6-like element IS26 family transposase: protein MNPFKGRHFQRDIILWAVRWYCKYGISYRELQEMLAERGVNVDHSTIYRWVQRYAPEMEKRLRWYWRNPSDLCPWHMDETYVKVNGRWAYLYRAVDSRGRTVDFYLSSRRNSKAAYRFLGKILNNVKKWQIPRFINTDKAPAYGRALALLKREGRCPSDVEHRQIKYRNNVIECDHGKLKRIIGATLGFKSMKTAYATIKGIEVMRALRKGQASAFYYGDPLGEMRLVSRVFEM from the coding sequence ATGAACCCATTCAAAGGCCGGCATTTTCAGCGTGACATCATTCTGTGGGCCGTACGCTGGTACTGCAAATACGGCATCAGTTACCGTGAGCTGCAGGAGATGCTGGCTGAACGCGGAGTGAATGTCGATCACTCCACGATTTACCGCTGGGTTCAGCGTTATGCGCCTGAAATGGAAAAACGGCTGCGCTGGTACTGGCGTAACCCTTCCGATCTTTGCCCGTGGCACATGGATGAAACCTACGTGAAGGTCAATGGCCGCTGGGCGTATCTGTACCGGGCCGTCGACAGCCGGGGCCGCACTGTCGATTTTTATCTCTCCTCCCGTCGTAACAGCAAAGCTGCATACCGGTTTCTGGGTAAAATCCTCAACAACGTGAAGAAGTGGCAGATCCCGCGATTCATCAACACGGATAAAGCGCCCGCCTATGGTCGCGCGCTTGCTCTGCTCAAACGCGAAGGCCGGTGCCCGTCTGACGTTGAACACCGACAGATTAAGTACCGGAACAACGTGATTGAATGCGATCATGGCAAACTGAAACGGATAATCGGCGCCACGCTGGGATTTAAATCCATGAAGACGGCTTACGCCACCATCAAAGGTATTGAGGTGATGCGTGCACTACGCAAAGGCCAGGCCTCAGCATTTTATTATGGTGATCCCCTGGGCGAAATGCGCCTGGTAAGCAGAGTTTTTGAAATGTAA
- the arsC gene encoding glutaredoxin-dependent arsenate reductase produces the protein MSNITIYHNPACGTSRNTLEMIRNSGNEPTIIYYLDTPPTRDELIKLISDMGIGVRALLRKNVEPYEQLGLDEDKFSDEQLIDFMLQHPILINRPVVVTPLGTRLCRPSEIVLDILPEAQKSAFTKEDGEKVIDETGKRVK, from the coding sequence ATGAGCAACATTACCATCTATCACAATCCGGCCTGTGGGACCTCACGTAACACGCTGGAGATGATCCGTAACAGCGGTAACGAACCAACCATTATTTATTATCTCGATACTCCCCCGACTCGTGATGAACTTATCAAACTGATTTCAGATATGGGTATTGGAGTACGTGCATTGCTGCGTAAGAACGTCGAACCCTATGAGCAGTTGGGTCTTGATGAAGACAAATTTTCTGATGAGCAGTTGATTGATTTTATGCTTCAGCATCCGATCCTGATTAATCGACCGGTTGTAGTAACGCCGCTTGGAACTCGTCTTTGCCGCCCTTCAGAAATTGTGTTGGATATTCTGCCTGAAGCTCAGAAAAGCGCTTTTACCAAAGAAGATGGCGAAAAGGTCATTGACGAAACAGGGAAACGGGTTAAGTAA
- a CDS encoding DNA polymerase III subunit theta: MSKWNIASFSKEDQDKVSVDKAAAAVAWQERMNKPVVPELAAREQPEHLREYFQERLRIHRLNSQQLPRANAPEYQKPEEG; the protein is encoded by the coding sequence ATGTCAAAGTGGAATATCGCCTCTTTCTCAAAAGAAGATCAGGACAAAGTCTCCGTCGATAAAGCGGCCGCTGCCGTCGCATGGCAGGAGCGTATGAACAAGCCTGTTGTGCCCGAGCTCGCGGCGCGTGAACAGCCAGAGCATCTCCGTGAATATTTCCAGGAGAGATTGCGTATTCACAGGCTGAACAGCCAGCAGCTGCCGCGCGCAAATGCACCTGAATATCAGAAGCCAGAAGAAGGTTAA
- a CDS encoding recombinase family protein: MGHRAAIYCRVSTADQSCERQEFDLRAFAGRAGYDVVGIFKETGSGTKLDRAERKKVLALAQSRQIDAILVTELSRWGRSTLDLLNTLRELENWKVSVIAMNGMAFDLSSPYGRMLATFLSGIAEFERDLISERVKSGLAVAKARGKRLGRQAGVRPKSDRLLPKVVAMRAEGRSYRWIARELGISKNTVADIVQRHRANA; this comes from the coding sequence TTGGGACATCGTGCCGCCATTTACTGCCGGGTTTCAACAGCGGATCAGTCTTGTGAACGCCAGGAATTTGATCTGCGAGCCTTCGCCGGCCGTGCCGGCTACGACGTGGTGGGAATATTTAAGGAAACAGGTTCAGGAACTAAACTCGACCGGGCCGAGCGAAAGAAAGTCCTGGCGCTTGCCCAGTCCAGACAAATTGATGCAATCCTGGTCACTGAGCTTTCCCGGTGGGGGCGCTCGACGCTCGATCTGCTCAATACGCTACGTGAACTGGAGAACTGGAAGGTTTCCGTGATAGCCATGAATGGAATGGCGTTCGATCTTTCGTCGCCGTATGGACGAATGCTGGCGACGTTTCTTTCCGGCATTGCGGAGTTTGAGCGGGATCTCATCAGCGAGCGGGTCAAGTCAGGCCTTGCTGTTGCGAAGGCACGTGGTAAGAGGCTTGGTCGTCAGGCCGGAGTGCGACCAAAATCAGACCGACTTTTGCCTAAGGTGGTTGCGATGAGGGCCGAGGGACGCAGCTATCGCTGGATCGCACGCGAGCTCGGTATCAGCAAGAATACCGTCGCTGACATCGTGCAACGACACAGAGCTAACGCTTAG
- a CDS encoding Tn3-like element Tn5403 family transposase: MSRRHIFTERQRAALFDLPTDELSLLKFYTLGDDDLENIRQRRRPENRIGFALQLCALRYPGRALAPGEMIPREVLSFVGAQLGVPADALLTYATRRQTRQQHMDTLREIYGYKTFTGRGARDLREWTFGQAEDARSNEDLAHRFIVRCRETSTILPAVSTIERLCADALVAAERRIETRIAENLTADVRDHLDKLLSEMLAGNISRFIWLRNFEVGNNSAAANRLLDRLEFLRTLNINHSALASIPAHRIARLRRQGERYFTDGLRDITSDRRWAILAVCVVEWEAAIADAIVETHDRIVGKTWREAKRQHDETISGSKATLTDTIRTFTALGASLLEARSDGTPLEMAVASSVAWDRLAQLVATGTQLSNTLADEPLAYVGQGYHRFRRYAPRMLRCLKLEAAPVAGPLVAAALSIGEMKGVASPERRFLRPSSKWNRHLRAQEKGDTRLWEVAVLFHLRDAFRSGDVWLAHSRRYGDLKQVLVPMIAAQENAKLAVPSNPQDWLADRKARLTIALKRLARAARNGTIPHGSIEDGTLRIDRLTADVPDGAEALILDLYRRMPSVRITDMLLEVDAALGFTDAFTHLRTGAPCRDRIGLLNVLLAEGLNLGLRKMAEATNTHDYWQLSRLARWHVESEAMNQALAIVVAAQGKLPMSRVWGMGTSASSDGQFFPTARHGEAMNMVNAKYGSVPGLKAYTHVSDQFAPFACQSIPATVSEAPYILDGLLMNEVGRHVREQYADTAGFTDHLFGASSLLGYNLVLRIRDLPSKRLYVFNPDTTPRELRKLVGGKAREDLIVANWPDIFRCAATMTAGKIRPSQLLRKLASYPRQNNLAVALREVGRIERTLFIIEWILDTDMQRRAQIGLNKGEAHHALKNALRIGRQGEIRDRTTEGQHYRIAGLNLLTAVIIYWNTVHLGHAVTERRNEGLDVPPEFLPHISPLGWAHILLTGEYLWPKEPKA, translated from the coding sequence ATGTCACGACGCCATATTTTCACCGAACGGCAGCGAGCAGCGCTGTTCGATCTGCCCACGGACGAACTGTCGCTACTGAAGTTCTACACGCTGGGCGATGATGACCTGGAAAACATTAGGCAGCGCCGCAGACCGGAAAACAGGATTGGCTTTGCCCTGCAACTTTGTGCCTTACGATATCCGGGCCGTGCACTGGCTCCTGGTGAGATGATCCCGCGTGAAGTCCTTTCCTTCGTCGGTGCTCAGCTTGGAGTTCCGGCTGATGCGCTTCTCACTTATGCCACACGGCGCCAAACCCGTCAGCAGCACATGGACACGCTGCGCGAAATTTACGGCTACAAGACCTTCACGGGCCGTGGTGCCCGTGATCTGCGGGAGTGGACTTTCGGCCAGGCCGAAGATGCCAGATCAAACGAGGATCTTGCTCATCGTTTTATTGTGCGGTGTCGGGAAACTTCCACCATTCTGCCCGCAGTATCGACAATCGAGCGCTTGTGCGCGGATGCTCTGGTCGCCGCTGAGCGGCGGATTGAAACGCGGATTGCAGAAAATTTAACAGCGGATGTTCGCGATCACCTGGACAAACTTCTGAGTGAAATGCTCGCCGGCAATATCAGTCGTTTCATCTGGCTTCGCAACTTCGAGGTTGGTAACAACTCGGCTGCTGCTAACCGTTTGCTCGACAGGCTCGAATTTCTGCGTACCCTGAATATCAATCATAGTGCTTTGGCCAGCATACCTGCCCATCGCATTGCCCGGCTGCGTCGGCAGGGTGAACGCTACTTCACCGACGGTTTGCGTGACATCACTTCGGACCGCCGCTGGGCGATCCTTGCCGTCTGTGTTGTGGAGTGGGAAGCGGCGATTGCTGATGCCATAGTCGAAACCCATGACAGGATCGTAGGAAAAACCTGGCGGGAAGCGAAGCGCCAGCATGACGAAACAATTTCCGGCTCTAAAGCCACACTCACGGATACGATCCGTACCTTCACCGCGCTGGGAGCTTCGTTGCTTGAGGCCCGCAGTGACGGAACCCCGCTGGAGATGGCTGTCGCCAGTTCGGTTGCATGGGACCGGCTCGCTCAACTGGTAGCGACAGGGACTCAACTCAGCAACACGCTAGCCGATGAGCCTCTTGCATATGTCGGGCAGGGATACCATCGCTTTCGTCGTTATGCGCCCCGCATGTTGCGCTGTCTGAAGCTCGAAGCCGCGCCGGTCGCCGGACCATTGGTAGCAGCAGCTTTGTCGATCGGAGAGATGAAAGGTGTTGCATCGCCAGAAAGACGTTTCCTGCGGCCCAGCTCCAAATGGAACCGTCATTTACGAGCTCAGGAAAAAGGAGATACCCGTCTTTGGGAAGTGGCGGTACTCTTTCACCTCCGGGATGCTTTTCGTTCCGGAGATGTCTGGCTCGCTCATTCGCGCCGCTATGGTGACCTCAAGCAGGTACTGGTGCCGATGATCGCGGCGCAGGAAAATGCAAAACTGGCCGTGCCTTCCAACCCACAGGATTGGCTGGCAGACAGAAAGGCGCGACTCACGATCGCTCTTAAGCGGCTGGCCCGGGCTGCCCGTAACGGCACTATTCCGCACGGTAGCATAGAAGATGGAACGTTGCGGATCGACAGGTTGACAGCAGACGTGCCGGATGGTGCCGAGGCACTCATACTGGATCTGTATCGCCGAATGCCGTCCGTTCGGATTACCGACATGCTGCTTGAAGTTGATGCAGCCCTTGGTTTCACAGATGCGTTTACCCATCTGAGAACCGGGGCTCCATGTCGCGACCGGATCGGTCTGCTCAACGTCCTGCTCGCTGAAGGGCTCAATCTGGGCCTGCGTAAGATGGCGGAAGCTACAAACACGCATGATTACTGGCAGCTCTCACGCCTTGCCCGCTGGCATGTTGAAAGCGAAGCCATGAACCAGGCATTGGCAATTGTGGTGGCCGCGCAGGGTAAACTGCCGATGTCACGCGTCTGGGGGATGGGCACGTCAGCATCGAGCGATGGTCAGTTTTTCCCGACAGCGCGGCATGGCGAAGCCATGAACATGGTCAATGCCAAATATGGTTCTGTTCCCGGCCTCAAAGCGTATACTCACGTAAGCGACCAGTTCGCGCCATTCGCTTGTCAGTCGATCCCGGCGACCGTGAGCGAGGCACCGTATATTCTCGATGGACTACTGATGAACGAGGTCGGTCGCCATGTTCGCGAACAGTATGCCGATACAGCAGGATTCACCGACCATTTGTTCGGAGCCAGTAGCCTGCTCGGCTACAATCTCGTTCTGCGAATCAGGGATCTGCCATCGAAGCGGTTGTACGTATTTAATCCCGATACGACCCCCAGGGAGTTACGCAAGTTGGTAGGTGGAAAAGCCCGGGAGGATCTTATCGTTGCGAACTGGCCTGATATTTTCCGTTGTGCCGCGACGATGACCGCTGGCAAAATCAGGCCCAGCCAACTCCTGCGCAAGCTCGCTTCTTACCCACGACAAAACAACCTTGCAGTTGCGCTTCGTGAAGTTGGTCGTATTGAACGGACCCTTTTCATTATTGAGTGGATCCTGGATACGGACATGCAGCGACGTGCTCAGATCGGTCTTAACAAGGGAGAGGCCCACCATGCGCTCAAAAATGCGCTCCGTATCGGGAGGCAGGGGGAAATTCGCGATCGCACGACAGAGGGGCAGCACTACCGAATCGCTGGGCTCAATTTATTGACTGCGGTGATCATTTACTGGAATACCGTCCATCTTGGTCATGCCGTCACGGAGCGGCGGAACGAAGGGTTGGATGTTCCCCCTGAATTTCTTCCCCACATATCCCCATTGGGCTGGGCGCACATTCTACTGACTGGCGAATATCTTTGGCCCAAGGAACCGAAAGCTTAG